A DNA window from Methanobrevibacter sp. contains the following coding sequences:
- a CDS encoding F420-dependent methylenetetrahydromethanopterin dehydrogenase, producing MVVKIAIIKSGNIGTSPVIDLLLDERADRPNIDVRTFGSGAKMNPEQVEDVVPKIDAFEPDFAVFISPNPGAPGPAKAREMLSEKDIPAIIIGDAPGKGKKDEMDEQGLGYIIVMSDPMIGAKREWLDPTEMAIFNADILKVLAETGALRLVQKTLDTVIEQAEAGEIELPKLIITAEKAAEAGGFENPYAKAKAIAAYEMAGSVANLDMKGCFMTKGFENFIPLVAAAHEIAACAAKLAQEAREIEKANDTVLRTPHMKEGNLGCKTELISKPE from the coding sequence ATGGTAGTTAAAATTGCTATTATTAAAAGTGGTAATATTGGTACTTCACCAGTAATTGACCTATTGTTAGATGAAAGAGCAGACAGACCAAATATTGATGTAAGAACATTTGGATCTGGAGCAAAAATGAACCCAGAACAAGTAGAAGACGTCGTACCTAAAATAGACGCATTTGAACCTGATTTCGCAGTTTTCATCAGTCCAAACCCAGGAGCACCAGGTCCTGCTAAAGCAAGAGAAATGTTATCTGAAAAAGACATTCCTGCTATTATCATTGGTGACGCACCAGGTAAAGGTAAAAAAGATGAAATGGATGAACAAGGCTTAGGATACATCATTGTAATGTCCGACCCAATGATTGGTGCAAAAAGAGAATGGTTAGACCCAACTGAAATGGCTATTTTCAACGCAGACATCTTAAAAGTATTAGCTGAAACTGGAGCATTAAGATTAGTTCAAAAAACTCTCGACACTGTTATCGAACAAGCTGAAGCTGGAGAAATCGAATTACCTAAACTCATAATTACTGCTGAAAAAGCTGCAGAAGCTGGCGGATTTGAAAACCCATATGCAAAAGCAAAAGCTATTGCTGCATATGAAATGGCTGGATCTGTTGCTAACTTAGACATGAAAGGTTGTTTCATGACCAAAGGTTTCGAAAACTTCATCCCATTAGTAGCTGCTGCTCACGAAATTGCTGCATGCGCTGCTAAATTAGCTCAAGAAGCAAGAGAAATCGAAAAAGCAAATGATACTGTTTTAAGAACCCCTCACATGAAAGAAGGAAACCTCGGTTGTAAAACAGAGTTAATCTCAAAACCAGAATAA
- the cobT gene encoding nicotinate mononucleotide-dependent phosphoribosyltransferase CobT codes for MIDGIETYGSTDLMEKLQKSEDSVFLLTIGTTETSKIQDISGAGATPDLTVFTPAADAEFMVLGEVHCTQTVAETVVDGAAAPTPARLTKAALQLTNIPFIVVDAGSKVKPDVEYYKLGNEYGRDIRTGKGVLNPLEILENGKDLGAELSRRHEIIIIGESIAAGTTTALGVLKALGYEANEKVSGSMPHNPHDLKSKVVDEGLENAGIEPGKADAIQAIGAVGDPTIVAIAGMVLGSDVPVILAGGTQMAATCAAIKSIQPNFDFSRINLATTIYVAADETADLFGILEQIDDNITVNVVNPHFEESSHEGLKNYLTGFVKEGVGAGGMMFAALALGNSVEKLREKIEKVCK; via the coding sequence ATGATTGATGGAATAGAAACATACGGATCAACTGATTTAATGGAAAAATTACAGAAATCCGAAGATAGTGTATTTTTACTTACAATTGGAACAACCGAAACTTCAAAAATCCAGGATATTTCAGGAGCAGGAGCAACACCTGATTTAACCGTGTTTACACCTGCTGCAGATGCTGAATTTATGGTTTTGGGAGAAGTCCACTGTACTCAAACAGTTGCAGAAACTGTTGTTGACGGTGCAGCAGCACCAACCCCTGCAAGGCTTACAAAAGCAGCACTCCAACTTACAAACATCCCCTTCATTGTTGTTGACGCAGGTTCCAAAGTTAAACCTGATGTGGAATATTATAAGCTTGGAAATGAATACGGAAGAGACATAAGAACCGGAAAAGGAGTTTTAAATCCACTTGAGATTCTTGAAAACGGAAAAGACTTAGGTGCGGAATTATCAAGAAGGCATGAAATTATCATTATAGGAGAAAGCATAGCTGCAGGAACCACAACCGCACTGGGAGTCCTGAAAGCCTTAGGTTATGAAGCCAATGAAAAAGTTAGCGGAAGCATGCCTCATAACCCTCATGACTTAAAATCAAAAGTTGTTGATGAAGGACTGGAAAATGCAGGAATAGAACCTGGCAAAGCCGATGCAATTCAGGCCATTGGCGCTGTAGGAGACCCCACCATTGTAGCAATAGCAGGAATGGTATTAGGTTCTGACGTTCCAGTTATTTTAGCAGGAGGAACTCAAATGGCAGCTACCTGTGCTGCAATAAAATCAATTCAGCCTAACTTTGATTTTTCAAGAATCAATTTAGCTACTACCATATACGTTGCAGCAGACGAAACAGCAGACTTGTTCGGCATTCTAGAGCAGATTGATGACAACATTACCGTAAATGTGGTGAACCCTCACTTCGAAGAATCATCACACGAGGGATTGAAAAATTATTTAACAGGATTCGTTAAAGAAGGAGTCGGTGCAGGAGGAATGATGTTTGCAGCCCTTGCTTTGGGAAATTCTGTTGAAAAATTAAGAGAAAAAATAGAAAAAGTATGTAAATAG
- a CDS encoding undecaprenyl-diphosphate phosphatase, with protein sequence MDILQAIIIGIVQGLTEFLPVSSSAHLIFAHNVLGVESSLAFDVLLHLGTLIAVLWFFRWDIAKMIKSWWLSIGDLLQGRFMKGFREDPYKRLAWYVILATIPVGIVGVLFDDAVEALFAGALYVPAFFLFVTGTILYLSQRMNSGKIDMNNLSKKEALVMGLGQACAILPGLSRSGTTIAAGLTIGLEKEFAAKFSFILSIPAILGAFVFQLKDIGSAIDVNFLPIFIGFIASVIAGYLAIKWMLDLIKNRSLDIFAYYCWVMGIIVFMGSITHIF encoded by the coding sequence GTGGATATACTGCAGGCAATCATTATAGGTATTGTTCAGGGGCTGACGGAATTTTTACCGGTCAGCAGTTCAGCACATTTGATTTTTGCTCATAATGTGCTGGGTGTTGAAAGCTCTCTTGCCTTTGATGTTTTACTTCATTTGGGAACATTAATTGCGGTTTTATGGTTTTTCCGTTGGGATATAGCAAAAATGATTAAATCCTGGTGGTTAAGCATTGGTGATTTGTTGCAAGGCAGATTTATGAAAGGTTTTCGCGAAGACCCTTATAAAAGACTTGCATGGTATGTTATTCTGGCCACTATTCCTGTAGGAATTGTCGGAGTGTTATTTGATGATGCTGTAGAAGCATTATTTGCAGGAGCGCTTTATGTTCCCGCATTTTTCCTGTTTGTCACAGGTACTATTCTTTATTTATCTCAGAGGATGAATAGCGGAAAAATTGATATGAATAATCTCTCCAAAAAAGAAGCATTGGTAATGGGATTGGGTCAGGCATGTGCAATATTGCCTGGTCTTTCACGTTCCGGAACTACAATTGCTGCCGGTCTGACTATTGGTCTTGAAAAAGAATTTGCAGCTAAATTCAGTTTTATATTGTCTATTCCTGCAATATTGGGTGCTTTTGTTTTCCAGTTAAAAGATATTGGGTCTGCAATTGATGTTAATTTTTTACCTATATTTATAGGATTTATAGCTTCAGTAATTGCAGGTTATCTGGCTATTAAATGGATGTTGGATTTAATTAAAAACAGAAGCCTTGATATTTTTGCCTATTATTGTTGGGTAATGGGTATAATTGTATTTATGGGTTCTATAACTCATATATTTTAA
- a CDS encoding branched-chain amino acid transaminase — MAWDDTASKIWIDGNMVDWKDAKIHVLSHVVHYGTSVFEGIRAYKNDNGVAVFRLKEHVQRLFDSAKVYKIDIPFTKEEIEEAILETVRVNDLQGCYIRPIVFRGYGQLGVDPSGCPVNVVIAAWEWGSYLGEEGMANGVDIGISSWRKPAPDTLPTLAKCGANYMNSQLAKLEAIDNGYDEAIMLDYQGHVSEGSGENIFLIEGEKLYTPAMSSSNLKGITRDSLMTIARDLGYEVIEDVISRERLYFADEVFFTGTAAEVTPIRSIDHRIVGSGKRGPISEKLQKAFFDVVEAKAEDKYGWLSYI; from the coding sequence ATGGCATGGGATGATACTGCTAGTAAAATTTGGATAGATGGCAACATGGTTGATTGGAAAGATGCAAAAATTCATGTTCTTTCTCATGTGGTCCATTATGGTACAAGTGTTTTTGAAGGAATTCGCGCATATAAAAATGATAACGGCGTTGCAGTATTCAGATTAAAAGAACACGTTCAACGTTTATTTGATTCTGCAAAAGTTTATAAAATCGATATTCCATTTACAAAAGAGGAAATTGAAGAGGCGATTCTGGAAACTGTTCGTGTAAATGATTTGCAAGGATGCTACATCCGCCCTATTGTATTTAGGGGGTACGGACAGTTAGGTGTGGACCCTTCAGGATGCCCAGTTAATGTGGTTATTGCCGCTTGGGAATGGGGATCATACTTAGGTGAAGAAGGAATGGCAAACGGAGTGGATATTGGAATATCCTCATGGAGAAAACCTGCACCTGACACTTTACCGACACTTGCTAAATGTGGGGCAAACTATATGAACTCTCAATTGGCAAAACTTGAAGCTATTGACAACGGATATGATGAGGCAATCATGCTTGACTATCAGGGTCATGTATCTGAGGGCAGCGGAGAGAATATCTTCTTGATTGAAGGTGAAAAATTATATACTCCTGCCATGTCATCATCTAACCTCAAAGGTATTACAAGAGATTCCCTTATGACTATTGCACGTGACTTAGGTTATGAAGTCATTGAAGATGTCATTTCAAGAGAAAGATTGTATTTTGCTGATGAAGTATTTTTCACCGGAACTGCGGCTGAAGTAACTCCAATCCGTTCAATTGACCACAGAATCGTTGGCAGCGGCAAGAGGGGGCCGATTTCTGAAAAATTACAAAAAGCTTTCTTTGATGTTGTAGAAGCTAAAGCTGAAGATAAATACGGTTGGTTATCATATATTTAA
- a CDS encoding 4Fe-4S binding protein: MLQILVDEEKCIACGNCAEICPKSAKIWKIEDVAHILDLRYCHVCTLCAMECPTQCIKIIRNG; this comes from the coding sequence ATGTTACAAATTTTGGTAGATGAAGAAAAATGTATTGCGTGTGGAAATTGTGCTGAAATTTGTCCTAAATCCGCTAAAATTTGGAAGATAGAGGACGTTGCACATATATTGGATTTAAGATATTGTCATGTTTGTACATTATGTGCAATGGAATGCCCTACACAATGTATTAAAATCATACGTAATGGTTAA
- the hisB gene encoding imidazoleglycerol-phosphate dehydratase HisB translates to MTRNANVSRKTSETEIAVKLNLDGTGKYNISTGVNFFNHMLESFSKHSMVDLDIQASGDIEIDDHHTIEDVGILLGDAFSEAIGDKKGIKRMAHAIVPMDESVATVAIDISGRSYCNMDLSFKNEKIGDMTSDIVIHFFESFSSSAKVNIYGTVEGANDHHKAEAIFKAFAKSVKEAIKVEHNQIPSTKGVL, encoded by the coding sequence ATGACTAGAAATGCAAATGTTTCAAGAAAAACATCTGAAACTGAAATTGCCGTTAAACTCAATCTTGACGGCACCGGAAAATATAATATTTCAACCGGCGTGAACTTCTTTAATCACATGCTTGAATCTTTTTCAAAACACAGCATGGTGGATTTGGATATCCAAGCCAGCGGAGATATTGAAATTGATGATCACCACACCATTGAAGATGTTGGAATATTGCTTGGTGATGCTTTTAGTGAAGCTATTGGGGATAAAAAAGGAATAAAAAGAATGGCGCATGCCATTGTGCCGATGGATGAATCAGTAGCCACAGTAGCAATAGATATTAGCGGACGCAGTTACTGTAATATGGATTTAAGTTTTAAAAATGAAAAAATCGGTGACATGACTTCCGATATTGTAATCCATTTCTTTGAATCATTTTCAAGTTCCGCTAAAGTGAATATATATGGTACTGTTGAGGGGGCAAATGACCATCACAAAGCCGAAGCCATTTTTAAAGCATTTGCAAAATCAGTTAAGGAAGCGATTAAAGTTGAACACAATCAGATTCCTTCTACAAAAGGAGTATTATAG